ctagttccctgaccagggatggaagccgggccccctgtattgggagagcagagtcttaaccactggaccaccagggaagtccctgtattaacTGATTATTGTTTTTAGgttactttcctttaaaaaaaaaaaaaaatcaaagttaccCGAAGCAGAATTGGATTAGTTATGTTCACCTCTAGGTCCTGAGGGCAACACACGACCTGGCTAGAGgaagtctatttttatttctaacgtGAAAATCGTAATGATGGGTCAAGCAATTGTAACATATATTCTTTAATCAGGTTGCACATTCAGTCTTGGTGtttctttcttaaagaaaaaaagcaaaacaggaagTTTTCTATAGTAAGAAtttaatgaatgaagaaaaatgataaactgaCTAAATACaaagtatgtatttttttgcTTAACCACAATGTATACATGCACATAATATTAtatgaacaaaaataatttaaatctttataaatagtgaaataagtattaaaattgataaataaatatttaagtagatAAGTAAATAGATAGATCACCATGGGCATCTGTGATGGACTAGTGCCTGTAGAGTAGAACATCATGTTGCTGACTATTCCTGAAAACACTTGACAAATTAATTCAATTCAGGGCGtgatgagagcagaaatgagtCTTTGACATGGCAGCACAGGTTTAAGTGTGGTCTTGTTAGGCAGTGAGAATCATTTCCGTGTTGAAGCAGGTGTGTGTCATTCCTTCCTCCTGAGTCTTTCTTGCAAGTTTGTTGATGAAGAGAAGGATCTCATGACTTCTGCTCTGACAATCTCCCAGGCACAAGGGCTGTATTTCTTCTCTTGCAGATAGACAGTGATTCTGTGGAAGTATTTCCTCACAGCCAGGATGGAGTCCTCCTTCAGCAGGGGAGTCCCTTCCAGCCCCGCCTCCTGCATCAGACAGGCTTGCAGGTCAGTGAGCTGCTGATAAAGTGCAGTGCAGAACTTGTCCAGGAGGGTCTCATCCCAAGCGGCAGCCGAGCCCTCCGTGCTGAAGAGCTGGAAGGTCTGCTGGATCGTCTCATGGACGACAGCGATGGCTTGAACCTTCTGGAACTGGTTGCCTCCAAACGCCTCCTGGGGGAATCCAAAGTCATTTCTGTCCTTCAGGCAGGAGAAGGGGGAGATTCTTCTCATTTGTTGCAGGAGCATCAGGGCCCTGGTGTTAGCCAGGCTGCGGGTCTGAGGCAGGTCGCAGCCCAGAGAGCAGGTGGAGTTGCAGCTGAGCAGCAccagggccaggaggagggaCAAGGTTGGGGCCATCGGGGACCTTGTAGATGCTGCCGGCCTGGCTGAGGTGGGGACTCTGTGAACCCTGCTCTCTAGGTTCTCTGAAGACCTTCCTTCAGGCCTGGGTCTTAAATGGGAAtgaatttgtttccattttctgaatGTTCCCTCTTACTTTCTacttctgtttttgcttttcattttgcactCTCCAGATAGGTTAGGGCAGCGTTTCTCAACCACTGTTTTTCATCCTTGCCTCCCCTTCGCCTGCCCACAGAGCCtttttagatattatttttccatatggCCCCCCTATGAAAGTTTGATACACAGATATACTGTGTCCATCGATATGTACTCCACGCATATCTttactttataaatagaaaaagaaagtgaaaagtttattctttttattcgaTGCAGGGGTGAGTATGACAAAAAAATTTAGGCTAAAAATTAACTGTAAAAGCTACTGCAATTAATTTAACATTTTGGTTAATTGTGCAGAATGACTTTTCATGTAATACATTTACTTAATAAATAGGAATGTATCAAATTacatattcaataaaaatttatacaaataCTTCATAAGAATACCAATGTatggatatatttaaaaatctatcaaaACTGCTAAAACCattgaaaatttaaatgattttcttaacatttatttttaggtaATTATTAGTTTTGATTCATATCATAAAATGATTTCTAACTTCACTAGCTGCTAGATATTCATCTAGGTATTGTCAACAACTTTTTCTCTTTAGGAATAGACATAATTATTGATCTCCTAGGTAACTTTTTTAGAATTAAGTA
The window above is part of the Eubalaena glacialis isolate mEubGla1 chromosome 9, mEubGla1.1.hap2.+ XY, whole genome shotgun sequence genome. Proteins encoded here:
- the LOC133097205 gene encoding interferon alpha-1-like, which translates into the protein MAPTLSLLLALVLLSCNSTCSLGCDLPQTRSLANTRALMLLQQMRRISPFSCLKDRNDFGFPQEAFGGNQFQKVQAIAVVHETIQQTFQLFSTEGSAAAWDETLLDKFCTALYQQLTDLQACLMQEAGLEGTPLLKEDSILAVRKYFHRITVYLQEKKYSPCAWEIVRAEVMRSFSSSTNLQERLRRKE